A single window of Stomatohabitans albus DNA harbors:
- the ftsX gene encoding permease-like cell division protein FtsX: MLARLRYVLAEVSIGLRRNAMMTMATMLTITVTCLLVGGGLLVQRQVALVQDVLYADVEVSMYLLDNIAPETQQNLLRDLENQDVVSSVVYESKEKALENAKQIFAEDPILLQDATADALPASFRIKLNDPEQFEVISSMFEGREGVDEIVDQRDSLNNFFAIMGQIRQFTLGMSVLIALASSMLIATTIRLTAFARREQTAIMRLVGATSWYIRGPFMIEGIITGLIGSMIACGLLAVGVRLYASGLADSVKFLPFIGLTDVIAISPILIGGTVLASALISMAALRRFLQV, from the coding sequence ATGTTGGCTAGATTGCGCTATGTGCTGGCTGAGGTCAGCATCGGCTTGCGCCGAAATGCCATGATGACGATGGCGACCATGCTGACGATTACGGTCACCTGTCTCCTCGTTGGGGGTGGCTTACTCGTTCAACGTCAGGTCGCCCTTGTTCAAGATGTCTTGTACGCCGACGTTGAAGTGTCGATGTATCTGCTTGACAACATTGCCCCAGAAACACAACAGAACTTGTTACGGGACCTAGAAAACCAAGATGTTGTGAGCAGTGTGGTGTACGAGTCCAAGGAAAAGGCACTTGAGAATGCCAAACAAATCTTTGCCGAAGATCCCATTCTTCTGCAAGATGCCACTGCTGATGCGTTGCCAGCTTCATTCCGTATCAAATTGAATGACCCCGAACAGTTTGAGGTTATTTCCTCCATGTTTGAAGGTCGTGAAGGTGTGGATGAAATTGTCGACCAGCGTGACAGCCTGAATAACTTCTTTGCGATTATGGGCCAGATTCGCCAATTTACGTTGGGTATGTCAGTCCTCATTGCATTGGCGTCCTCAATGCTCATTGCGACGACGATTCGATTAACGGCGTTTGCTCGTCGTGAGCAAACCGCAATCATGCGTCTCGTTGGGGCAACAAGTTGGTACATCCGTGGCCCCTTCATGATTGAAGGGATCATTACTGGCCTCATTGGTTCGATGATTGCTTGTGGTCTGCTTGCCGTCGGCGTTCGCCTCTATGCCAGTGGGCTTGCCGATTCGGTTAAGTTCCTACCTTTTATTGGACTGACCGATGTCATTGCCATTTCTCCCATTCTCATCGGTGGCACGGTATTAGCCAGTGCGTTGATTTCAATGGCTGCACTCCGGCGCTTCTTACAGGTGTAA